TGTTCAGTTAGATGTGGAAACCTACAACATGTCAGAATATATTCCGGAAATTAAGGCCATGCGAGAGGCCACCCAGGGAGTAACCTTCTCGGTCTGCACAAAACCAGATGTGTGGGATGGCAACCAGTATTACAACCAGATAGTCCCCTATTGTGATTACATAGTCCCCATGTTATATTTAGGAGAATATCCACATGAAATTAAGGATTTATCAGACTGGACCATGATGTATAATATCATTTTCCCTGGTAAAATCGTGGCTGGACTGCAAACCTACCAATCTGAGGATGATTATACTCCCTTAAATCAAAGTACAATGTTAACAGAGACCAGAGCAGTGCAATTCAATACACGTGGAGTGATCCTGTTCAGGTACGGGTTATCCAACTATAATGATGTTTAACTCCAGCAATCATCATTTATACTTGATTTCATAATGATGTTATTTCATAAACACCTTATCTCTTACAATAGCATTGAGATCATTCTTCAAAGAGTCCGGTGCCAAAGAAGCAATCAATGCAGTATCCATCTGCACCCATATGGTCAATACAATAACGCCTACCACAAACTATGCATTTATCCAGTCCGGGGTTTCCACAAAAATCGCATTTCTCACACATTAAATTCCTCCTGTTTTTACGGAATTTATGAGGTTATTACAACTAAACTATTAAATATGTTTAGATTAATAAATTATTTTTGGAGTAAACATAGATTTTGTTCTTATATGGCAACTGATACTGTTATGAAAATTTAAACAAAATCAGATTATGGTAGTGGTTATCAATCATTAGGTGTTTGTATGGGTTCCTTAATTTGTGAAAACTGTGGGACAGAAAACCCTGAGGGAGCACGATTCTGCATGGAGTGTGGATTAGCCCTGGAAAAACACACCGAGGCCTGCCCAGTTTGTGGTACAGTGAACCCACCAGATGCAAAGTTTTGTATGAGTTGTGGTCTGAATTTAGAGGAAACTGTGAAAACTTCTTCTGAAACTAGTGAGTGTATACATGAAGAATCTGTGGTTAAAACTCCTGAAACTGAGCACATACCTCCAGATAGTTCTTGCAGTTGGAGGGAACTTTGCCCTGCATGTAAACAGAAACCACTCACCCCCAAAACTTATAATGGAATTCTTAGCCATAAAACTCTCCTGGAATGTGACTACTGTGGGGCGGTGTTTGAACCCCATGGTAGGAAATTCAAATTCAAGGCCATATATGATATCAGCTCTGATGTCTGGAAAAGATATGGTAGGAAAACCTTAACTGAAGAAGAATGGACCAAAATAGCCCATGGTGGAACCTCAGATGAAGAAACACGGGCCCTGGAAGAAAAAACATCCCAGGATGATCTGGCCAACTTTGTTAATGCACTGGATCAGGGCACTGTTAATCTAAGCCCGGTACCCAACCCTCCAATTATTCTGAAGAAGAATGAGGAGGCCTGTGTGGTTTTTGGTGGCATCACTCTTATGGAGCCCCGTGCAGTTAGACAGACACGTGGAGGGTATGGTGGGCCTACCATAAGGGTGGCTAAGGGCGTTTCCTTCCGTTTAGGTAGTGTGGCTGCCAGAAGCGAATCCCATGAAGAGCTTCGGAATATTGATAAGGGAACCCTGGTTTTAACCAACAAGCGATTGATATTCATGGGATCCAAGAGGACCACCAACATAGATCTCAGGAAAATAATATCAGTTACTGCCTACAAGGATGGTATAGCCTCCCAGAGGGAAAACAAACAGAAAACTGAGTACTTCACTGGAACGGATCAACACACTTTAACCTTCACCACCAATGGCAGATCCCATACTGTGCCCTTCACTGGCCTTATAATGAAGGCAGCTGTTGAAGGGAAGATCAGACAGATTTAATTTTAAAGTTTCTATTGATTCTGCAATATTTTTTTTCATCTTTGTGATCAAAGCCAAGAGTTTAAAAAATAATAAGGGATTAAGCTCTTTAAATGGAATGATATTCACTTTAGAGTATCAAAAATCTTTCTATAAAGTATCAAACAATCTTTCTATAATAGATTCAATTAAATCCAGTTTTTTTAACTTACCACTCCACTTTTGAGGTATTCCATTCATTCCATAGTAAGCCCCGGCTAGCTGACCATAAATTGCACCAGTTGTGTCTGCATCTTCACCCAGATTAACTGCCAGTAGGCAGCCTTCGTCAAATGTTTCTGACTTATGAAATGCCCATAGTGCTGCTTCTAATGATTTGACCACAAATCCACGGCCCCGTATCTGGGGTGGTTCTTTATCTTTAAATGAACCGCATGCAACTTCATTAATCTCATTTTGAAGTGGGTTTTCATCCCAGTACTCAGGTAAAGGTGAGTATCGTGGTGATAGTAGTTCCTCTTTGGATTTACCTATGAGTGCCCCGTGGATTAATCCTCCCATGTAACGGCAGGCATCAACAGCCAGGGGATGGTTATGGGTGGTGCGTGAAGATAGTGCTGAATTTTCCATGGCCTTTAATGGGTTGGACATGTAGAAAAGCGGAACCGGTGCCAGACGCATCAGTGAACCATTCCCTGCTGAGCGTTCATGATCCGGTCCGGAGTAAGGTTCACCAGTCTCTTCAAATGCCATCAGGGCCTGAAGTGTGGTGTTACCTATATCAAAGCATCTGCCATTTACTGAGAGGTATCCATCATGGTACCACTGGAGGTATCGTTTCATCTGATCTGTAGGGTCAAAAGTCCTACATTCTATGAGGCTTTCTGCCAGACAAAGTGCCATGGAAGTATCATCAGTCCACATGCCAGGGGACAGATTGAAGGCTCCTCCCCCTATCATATCGTTTACTGGCTCGAAGGTGCCAGGATCTGTGAACTCCAGGGCTACACCCATAGAATCCCCCACTGCCAGACCAAGTATTGCACCATGGAATCTGTCTTGGATTTCTCCTCGAATCTCTTTCAGCCTCAAAAGCAGATCTAAAATAAAACCATTTTCAATCATGTCCCCAAGTAAACCCTCACAGAATCTATCAGCCCGTATGATTGAAGTGAATAACTTTTGCAGGATGGTAACATCTGCTGTAGCAAGCATTTTTCGGTTATCTAGATACTTATTTGCTTCATCAGCCCATTGATGCCAATCAAAACCCTGAATCATGTTCCTGCGGTAAAGATCTCTATTAAAATTATCAACAGTATCCTCATAGCTGGCATAAGGCATCTGTTGTGGTTTATTAATTACCTCATAGAATTCATTGTTTTGATCCTGGAAGTAGGGCAGGTATTCCAGTAAAATATCAATATCTTGGATGCAGGGTATTTTTAGAGTCATAATATCTTAAAAAAAATTAAGTATTTCCATTCCCAGTCTTTTCCAAATACTTCCGAGCCACATCCTTATCAAAATCAGAAATATAATCCTTATCCTGAATTTCACGATATTTTTCAAATTCTTTGGAGGCTATCTCTTTAGCTACTGCTTTGGAAACTTTCCCAGGATCGTTTAGGATGTCATATTCGTTGAATTCTAAGAACTTATCTAATCTAGATATCCAGTCTTCCATGGACATAAGTTTATGTCTTTTTGCCTGGTTTTCTGCGTTGTCTAGATACATATTTACTATACGGTTTAATTCTGAGATTTCTTCTTCTGATAAATAGTTTTTAGCTACATTTATGTCAGATTTTAGGATTTACCTTCAGGTGCATTCTTCCAGGTGGTGAGGCCCATATTCTTTTTAGTGCTATCCACTCTTTCGGATATGATCTCTGCGGCGGTATGATGTGTTATGGCCCAGTGAAGTTTATTTTGGACGGTTGCATAAAAAGTCCTGGTTATCTCAGCATCTTTGTTATAATCAAAGCTGCACTGGGCATAGATATCAGTTATTTTCTGGTAGAATCTACGTTCACTGGCTCGGATCTCTCGGATCTTTTCAATTAATTCATCAAAATAATCTCGACCAAAACGGGTACCGTTTTTTAAAAGTTCATCATCTAAAACGAAACCTTTAGTAATATATTCTTTCAATGTTTCAGTTGCCCATATTCTGAAATTAGTTGCTTTTTTGGAGTTAACCCTGTAGCCAACTGCTATTATTGCATCAAGATTGTAGAAGTTCATTTTTCTTGATATTGTTCTATCTCCTTCATTTTGAACTATTTCCATTTTGGAAATAGTTGAAGTCTCATTCAATTCCCCTTCTGAAAAAATATTTTTAAGATGTTTTGTTATTGCAGGTACGTTAACATCAAAAAGTTCTGCCATTGTTTTTTGTGTGGACCACATAGTGTCATCTTTTAAAATAACTTCGATTGTTGCAGCGCCTTCATCACCTTTATAAAGAATTATAGAGATTTTCTTTTTACTTTGTTTTTTTATTTTTGGTTTGGTATTTTTTTATTTTTTTTATTTTTTGGTTGTTTTTCTGGGTTTTTAACCTTAT
This Methanobacterium petrolearium DNA region includes the following protein-coding sequences:
- a CDS encoding zinc-ribbon domain-containing protein, which translates into the protein MGSLICENCGTENPEGARFCMECGLALEKHTEACPVCGTVNPPDAKFCMSCGLNLEETVKTSSETSECIHEESVVKTPETEHIPPDSSCSWRELCPACKQKPLTPKTYNGILSHKTLLECDYCGAVFEPHGRKFKFKAIYDISSDVWKRYGRKTLTEEEWTKIAHGGTSDEETRALEEKTSQDDLANFVNALDQGTVNLSPVPNPPIILKKNEEACVVFGGITLMEPRAVRQTRGGYGGPTIRVAKGVSFRLGSVAARSESHEELRNIDKGTLVLTNKRLIFMGSKRTTNIDLRKIISVTAYKDGIASQRENKQKTEYFTGTDQHTLTFTTNGRSHTVPFTGLIMKAAVEGKIRQI
- a CDS encoding ADP-ribosylglycohydrolase family protein codes for the protein MTLKIPCIQDIDILLEYLPYFQDQNNEFYEVINKPQQMPYASYEDTVDNFNRDLYRRNMIQGFDWHQWADEANKYLDNRKMLATADVTILQKLFTSIIRADRFCEGLLGDMIENGFILDLLLRLKEIRGEIQDRFHGAILGLAVGDSMGVALEFTDPGTFEPVNDMIGGGAFNLSPGMWTDDTSMALCLAESLIECRTFDPTDQMKRYLQWYHDGYLSVNGRCFDIGNTTLQALMAFEETGEPYSGPDHERSAGNGSLMRLAPVPLFYMSNPLKAMENSALSSRTTHNHPLAVDACRYMGGLIHGALIGKSKEELLSPRYSPLPEYWDENPLQNEINEVACGSFKDKEPPQIRGRGFVVKSLEAALWAFHKSETFDEGCLLAVNLGEDADTTGAIYGQLAGAYYGMNGIPQKWSGKLKKLDLIESIIERLFDTL
- the rhuM gene encoding RhuM family protein, which codes for MLKSDINVAKNYLSEEEISELNRIVNMYLDNAENQAKRHKLMSMEDWISRLDKFLEFNEYDILNDPGKVSKAVAKEIASKEFEKYREIQDKDYISDFDKDVARKYLEKTGNGNT
- the rhuM gene encoding RhuM family protein, with translation MWSTQKTMAELFDVNVPAITKHLKNIFSEGELNETSTISKMEIVQNEGDRTISRKMNFYNLDAIIAVGYRVNSKKATNFRIWATETLKEYITKGFVLDDELLKNGTRFGRDYFDELIEKIREIRASERRFYQKITDIYAQCSFDYNKDAEITRTFYATVQNKLHWAITHHTAAEIISERVDSTKKNMGLTTWKNAPEGKS